The proteins below are encoded in one region of Acidithiobacillus ferrooxidans ATCC 23270:
- a CDS encoding sigma-54-dependent Fis family transcriptional regulator, giving the protein MNMIRVLVWEGQHDFAKRLERCLSQHADAEVIRYDDEVDHPSSMEAMDVDIVFISTTALRRYEKNHLAWKRIEGVPVIWVGSGEQSIYATTPLSERVVLPAYFNCASLSAVLKHTLHTVTQGATDRPLPGDDAISLTELPMAKDGDFVYQSPCMHRLVGNARLYGALSVNVLIRGASGTGKEYVARLVADSHPEYRSGPFVPVNCAAIPDALFESLFFGHVRGAFTGAVRDHPGFLREANNGTLYLDEIGDLPFYQQVKLLRALEDGVIHPVGSNETMRINFRLVTATNRPLINMIREGTFRLDLYHRISVVELYIPTLQERGGDEKWLLFTHAFRLALEKFSGDDIASPELPGWLKDWVYTSQFPGNVRELFNRAARLAAFYLGHGVLEQTECMHLLRAGEIDCETTGVCAPPDFSTRAEERSQVLDALEKNQWRRLETAEALGWSRKTLWLKMKKYGLSG; this is encoded by the coding sequence ATGAACATGATTCGTGTTTTGGTCTGGGAAGGACAGCATGATTTCGCCAAGCGTCTGGAACGCTGTCTGAGTCAACATGCCGACGCCGAGGTCATCCGCTACGATGACGAGGTGGATCATCCGTCCAGCATGGAAGCCATGGACGTGGATATCGTTTTCATAAGCACCACGGCGCTGCGACGTTATGAAAAAAACCACCTTGCCTGGAAACGGATAGAGGGCGTACCGGTCATCTGGGTGGGTAGCGGCGAGCAGAGCATCTATGCGACGACGCCGCTATCCGAACGGGTCGTGTTGCCCGCCTACTTCAACTGCGCGAGCCTGTCTGCCGTACTGAAACACACCCTGCATACGGTGACGCAGGGCGCAACCGACCGGCCGCTACCGGGGGATGACGCCATCTCGCTCACGGAATTGCCCATGGCCAAAGATGGGGATTTCGTCTATCAGTCGCCCTGTATGCACCGCCTGGTGGGTAACGCCCGTCTTTATGGCGCATTGTCGGTGAATGTGCTGATCCGCGGTGCCAGCGGTACCGGAAAGGAATACGTCGCCCGTCTGGTGGCGGATTCCCACCCCGAGTACCGCTCTGGTCCCTTTGTGCCGGTGAACTGCGCGGCCATTCCCGATGCGCTTTTCGAGTCGCTTTTTTTCGGGCATGTCCGGGGCGCATTTACGGGTGCCGTACGCGATCACCCGGGTTTTTTGCGCGAGGCCAATAACGGCACCCTGTATCTGGACGAAATCGGCGACCTGCCTTTTTATCAGCAGGTGAAGTTGTTGCGCGCGCTGGAGGACGGGGTGATCCACCCGGTGGGCAGCAACGAGACGATGCGGATCAATTTCCGCCTGGTCACCGCCACCAACCGACCGCTCATCAACATGATCCGGGAAGGGACCTTCCGGCTGGATCTCTATCATCGCATCAGTGTGGTTGAACTCTACATACCCACTCTGCAGGAACGTGGTGGGGACGAAAAGTGGCTGCTGTTCACCCACGCTTTCCGGTTGGCCCTGGAAAAGTTTTCCGGCGATGATATCGCCTCTCCGGAACTGCCAGGCTGGCTCAAGGACTGGGTTTATACTTCCCAGTTTCCGGGTAACGTGCGTGAATTATTCAACCGGGCGGCGCGTCTTGCCGCCTTTTACCTCGGCCATGGGGTTTTGGAGCAGACCGAATGCATGCATCTTTTGCGCGCCGGAGAAATCGACTGCGAAACCACCGGGGTCTGCGCTCCGCCGGACTTTTCAACCAGGGCGGAGGAGCGGAGCCAGGTCCTGGACGCGCTGGAAAAAAACCAGTGGCGTCGACTGGAAACGGCTGAGGCACTGGGCTGGAGCCGCAAGACGTTGTGGCTCAAAATGAAAAAATACGGATTATCTGGATAA
- a CDS encoding tetratricopeptide repeat protein: MCVDHFRKNRVFICGVVGLFCMSAYPEVRAATASMAVPSQSFQEEQTDPAALARHAAARADYWRGIYWTAKGDARKAVAYWRKAAVAGDAAAEFNMGDACYAGQGIVRNHQQAASWWEKSALQGNARAANNLGYAYAHGEGVPQNPERAVFWWKRAADAGDAHAELLLGLAYYYGRGVPMGYEQANAYFRLAAKQGNALAEFALGNDYAHGYGTARNDQAAYTWFLRAAEHGNVKAELHLGGLLYQGKGVARNYPEAVSWWRDAALQNDPDAELLLGIAYAHGNGVAQSDERARFWWDKARSHGGSAARLASQLIGKLPQS; the protein is encoded by the coding sequence ATGTGCGTAGACCATTTTCGGAAGAACCGCGTATTCATTTGCGGTGTTGTCGGTCTTTTCTGCATGTCGGCGTATCCGGAAGTCCGGGCAGCGACGGCCAGCATGGCGGTACCGTCGCAGAGTTTTCAGGAAGAACAGACCGACCCCGCTGCGCTCGCCCGACATGCCGCCGCCCGCGCAGATTACTGGCGCGGAATCTACTGGACGGCAAAGGGCGATGCCCGGAAGGCGGTTGCGTACTGGCGAAAAGCCGCCGTCGCCGGTGACGCCGCGGCGGAGTTCAATATGGGTGACGCCTGCTACGCCGGACAAGGTATCGTTCGCAATCACCAACAGGCCGCTTCCTGGTGGGAGAAATCGGCGTTGCAGGGAAACGCTCGGGCCGCCAACAATCTGGGATATGCCTATGCCCACGGTGAGGGTGTTCCGCAAAATCCGGAGCGTGCGGTTTTCTGGTGGAAACGGGCCGCCGATGCTGGCGACGCGCATGCGGAGCTCCTGCTGGGACTGGCGTATTACTACGGCCGGGGGGTGCCAATGGGCTACGAGCAGGCCAACGCTTACTTCCGCCTGGCCGCCAAGCAAGGCAACGCCCTGGCGGAGTTCGCCCTGGGAAATGATTATGCCCACGGCTATGGAACGGCGCGCAACGACCAGGCTGCCTACACCTGGTTTTTACGCGCCGCGGAACATGGCAACGTCAAGGCTGAGCTCCATCTGGGCGGTCTGTTGTATCAGGGGAAGGGCGTGGCCCGGAATTATCCGGAGGCGGTGTCCTGGTGGAGGGACGCAGCATTGCAAAATGACCCGGATGCGGAATTGCTGCTGGGGATCGCCTATGCACACGGCAACGGCGTTGCGCAAAGCGATGAGCGCGCGCGGTTCTGGTGGGATAAGGCCCGTTCGCACGGCGGTAGCGCCGCTCGGCTGGCCTCACAGTTGATCGGGAAGTTGCCGCAGTCCTGA
- a CDS encoding peptidase domain-containing ABC transporter: MTAEENHGGATGPAAQGKAGGIASSGLQCLALIAGYYQRPCNAEQLARALGMSEPILPLGKIILAAREVRLVAKAVQLKWTDLARQTYPVMAELRDGNYLVLARFENNRLVAVDPQRGQLILDEATLHQVWTGRVLLIKPRFEWNAAGQRFGLRWFIPIILKYRQPVIEVLVAAFVVQMFGLAMPLFIQLVIDRVLVYHSLPTLDILAVGMLVVIAFETTLNVLKTLMMTHTTNRIDVTLGARLFAHVLRIPMRYFESRTVGSTVARVRELEVVRQFLTGPTLMAFIDVWFVGIFLVVLFFYSVRLTLVVLATIPFMVGISLLVFPILRRLLQERFDRGAENQSFLVETITGIQTVKALAVESRIYQRWEQSLSRYVMASYRVDRLAGVTGSLTQMIQRMGTLAILWVGVKLTLSGDISVGELIAFQMISGQVTGPILRLAQLWQHFQQVGVSVSRMGDLMNTPAEPVIDIGKASPGSLHGRVTLENVHFRYTADGDEVLKGISFDIPAGSFVGIVGRSGSGKSTLAKMLQRLYLPDSGNVLIDGIDLRHVEPNWLRRQIGVVLQDNFLFSGTIRENIAMVYPEAPLDRIIAAAELAGAHEFISKLPDAYDTKVGERGDSLSGGQRQRIAIARALLGDPRILIFDEATSALDYESERIIWKNLSKICQGRTVFMAAHRLASIRSADIVLVLDDGRLAEYGAHQALMAQKGIYALLARDEAEEGA; encoded by the coding sequence ATGACGGCGGAAGAAAACCACGGCGGCGCCACCGGGCCCGCCGCTCAAGGCAAGGCCGGTGGCATTGCCTCCAGCGGGCTGCAATGCCTCGCGCTGATCGCCGGGTATTACCAGCGGCCGTGTAACGCGGAGCAGTTGGCGCGCGCTCTGGGCATGTCCGAACCCATTCTGCCGCTTGGCAAAATCATTCTGGCGGCCCGCGAAGTGCGTCTGGTGGCGAAGGCGGTTCAGTTGAAATGGACGGATCTGGCCCGCCAGACGTATCCGGTGATGGCCGAGTTGCGGGATGGCAATTACCTCGTGCTGGCCCGCTTCGAGAATAACCGCCTGGTCGCGGTGGATCCGCAGCGTGGTCAACTGATACTGGATGAAGCCACCCTCCATCAGGTCTGGACCGGACGGGTGTTGCTCATCAAGCCGCGCTTCGAGTGGAACGCGGCGGGGCAACGCTTCGGGTTGCGCTGGTTCATTCCCATCATTCTCAAATACCGGCAACCGGTCATCGAAGTCCTGGTGGCGGCTTTCGTGGTGCAGATGTTTGGTCTGGCCATGCCGTTGTTCATCCAGTTGGTGATCGACCGGGTGCTGGTCTATCACAGTCTGCCCACCCTGGACATTCTGGCGGTGGGGATGCTGGTGGTGATCGCCTTCGAAACCACCCTGAATGTGCTCAAAACGCTGATGATGACCCATACGACCAATCGTATCGACGTCACCCTCGGCGCGCGTCTGTTCGCCCACGTGCTGCGTATCCCCATGCGCTATTTTGAATCCCGGACCGTCGGCTCGACCGTGGCGCGGGTGCGGGAACTGGAGGTGGTACGGCAGTTTCTGACCGGACCCACCCTCATGGCGTTCATCGACGTGTGGTTCGTCGGCATTTTCCTCGTCGTATTGTTCTTTTACAGTGTGCGCCTGACCCTGGTGGTGCTGGCCACCATTCCCTTCATGGTCGGCATATCCCTCCTGGTGTTTCCCATTCTGCGACGGCTGTTGCAGGAGCGCTTCGACCGGGGCGCCGAAAACCAGTCCTTTCTGGTGGAGACCATCACCGGTATTCAGACGGTCAAGGCGCTGGCTGTGGAGTCCCGCATCTACCAGCGCTGGGAGCAGAGTCTGTCGCGCTATGTGATGGCTTCCTACCGCGTCGACCGTCTGGCCGGAGTCACCGGCTCCCTGACCCAAATGATTCAACGGATGGGGACGCTGGCGATTCTCTGGGTGGGGGTCAAACTCACCTTGTCCGGAGACATCAGCGTCGGCGAACTGATCGCCTTTCAGATGATCTCCGGCCAGGTGACCGGCCCCATCCTCCGTCTGGCGCAGTTGTGGCAGCATTTTCAGCAGGTCGGGGTTTCCGTGAGCCGTATGGGCGATTTGATGAATACGCCGGCGGAGCCGGTAATCGACATCGGCAAGGCCTCGCCGGGTTCGCTGCATGGCCGGGTCACCCTGGAAAATGTGCACTTTCGTTATACGGCGGATGGTGACGAGGTGCTCAAGGGCATCAGCTTTGATATTCCCGCGGGCTCCTTTGTCGGCATCGTCGGGCGCAGCGGTTCCGGCAAGAGCACCCTGGCGAAGATGTTGCAGCGTTTGTATCTGCCGGATTCGGGCAATGTGCTGATCGACGGCATCGATCTGCGCCATGTGGAGCCCAATTGGCTGCGCCGCCAGATCGGCGTGGTGCTTCAGGATAACTTTCTGTTTTCGGGAACCATCCGGGAAAATATAGCGATGGTTTATCCCGAGGCGCCCCTGGACAGGATCATTGCCGCGGCGGAACTCGCTGGTGCCCACGAGTTCATCAGCAAGCTCCCCGACGCCTACGACACCAAGGTAGGCGAACGGGGGGATTCGCTGTCGGGAGGCCAGAGGCAACGCATCGCCATCGCCCGCGCGCTGCTGGGCGATCCGCGGATATTGATTTTTGATGAAGCCACCAGTGCGCTGGATTATGAATCCGAGCGCATCATCTGGAAAAACCTCTCCAAAATCTGCCAGGGGCGGACGGTGTTCATGGCGGCGCACCGCCTGGCGTCCATTCGCTCGGCGGATATCGTCCTCGTCCTGGATGATGGCCGATTGGCGGAATATGGCGCGCATCAGGCGTTGATGGCCCAGAAAGGGATCTATGCCCTGTTGGCCCGCGACGAAGCAGAGGAGGGGGCCTGA
- a CDS encoding HlyD family type I secretion periplasmic adaptor subunit: MGQLSNNLRGSLAEARERNRQAALKKLENEFLPPLLEIQERPPAPWQHWILWTLLALLFVALLWSYLGKINIVATATGQFIPDGRVKVVQPLSTATVERIYVHDGETVHKGQLLVSLNPAITQANLQATQQELAFRNLQQARIHAQLSGRSAIAPASGTNPEYIRMEKALQAAQEADYQSRLQAAQSRADQNATALNSARALAQSLQNQEALLHPQVVADASLAQSGAIPRMEYENARQKELGLQSRIAQNQGDIARYLQRQVEYRQDIEGIKANYHATLLHSLGENAQSLISLQAQQTHASHDLSLHELRSPVDGIVQDLAVRNVGEVVTAAQPVVSIVPSGTPLVVEAYLPDAHMAFVHVGQTARVKVSAYPFEQYGALQGVVQKISPDAVSPSGSGKALTGEGLSYRVRITVPHPYLMVHGVSVKMRPGMTVSANINTGRRRIIQFFLGPLFRDWDEGLSVR, encoded by the coding sequence ATGGGACAGCTCAGCAACAACCTGCGCGGCAGTCTGGCGGAGGCTCGGGAACGGAACCGCCAGGCGGCCCTGAAAAAGCTCGAAAACGAGTTTCTGCCGCCATTGCTGGAAATTCAGGAACGACCGCCGGCACCCTGGCAGCACTGGATACTCTGGACACTGCTGGCGCTGCTCTTCGTCGCGTTGCTGTGGTCTTATCTGGGCAAGATCAATATCGTGGCAACGGCGACCGGGCAGTTCATCCCCGACGGGCGGGTCAAGGTGGTACAGCCCCTGTCCACGGCCACCGTCGAACGCATCTATGTGCATGACGGCGAGACGGTGCACAAGGGGCAACTTCTGGTGTCGCTCAATCCGGCGATAACCCAGGCGAATCTGCAGGCCACCCAGCAGGAGCTGGCCTTCCGGAATCTGCAGCAGGCGCGTATCCACGCGCAACTGAGCGGGCGAAGCGCCATTGCACCCGCATCGGGCACCAACCCTGAATACATACGGATGGAGAAGGCGTTACAGGCCGCCCAGGAGGCCGATTATCAAAGCCGTCTGCAGGCGGCGCAGTCGCGTGCAGACCAGAATGCCACGGCGCTGAACTCGGCACGGGCATTGGCCCAGAGTCTGCAGAATCAGGAGGCGCTGTTGCACCCCCAGGTCGTCGCCGATGCCTCTCTTGCGCAAAGCGGCGCCATCCCCCGCATGGAGTACGAAAATGCGCGGCAAAAGGAACTTGGCCTGCAAAGCCGGATCGCCCAGAACCAGGGAGATATCGCTCGTTATCTGCAAAGGCAGGTGGAATACCGCCAGGACATCGAAGGCATCAAGGCGAACTATCACGCCACCCTGTTGCATAGTCTCGGAGAAAATGCCCAGTCGCTGATTTCGTTGCAGGCGCAACAAACCCACGCCAGCCATGATTTATCCCTGCACGAATTACGCTCGCCGGTGGACGGCATCGTGCAGGATCTCGCGGTACGCAACGTGGGCGAGGTGGTGACCGCCGCACAACCGGTCGTCAGTATCGTCCCCAGCGGTACACCGCTGGTGGTGGAGGCGTATCTGCCCGATGCCCACATGGCTTTCGTGCATGTCGGTCAGACAGCGCGGGTAAAAGTCTCCGCCTATCCTTTCGAGCAGTACGGCGCCCTGCAAGGGGTTGTCCAGAAAATCAGCCCCGATGCCGTTTCTCCGAGCGGGTCCGGTAAGGCCCTGACTGGTGAGGGATTATCCTACCGGGTGCGCATCACCGTCCCCCACCCTTATCTGATGGTACATGGGGTTTCCGTGAAAATGCGTCCGGGCATGACCGTATCCGCCAACATCAACACCGGCAGGCGTCGGATCATCCAGTTTTTCCTGGGTCCCTTATTCCGCGACTGGGATGAAGGACTATCGGTTCGATGA
- a CDS encoding DUF2968 domain-containing protein, with protein MEKQNGKRSIRMAVFAVVMGVLPFTAVARAGTDSSNAAPSAPAVSARQAVPSTAPAEAPVLTQHVLQLIKEHRLVELRTIYNGPFAAAMFFNPSTLNYTVVLLKNHDFWWVGQTADGHKAEMLYTKLATQTIRLSAPDIAKIQLDARIAVARSSLLAQQKREAELEQQISAQQKIMQAGTAAQSQLLSEAQALNSRRQELQRQLDQTNAAIAGLQSKAQEGPSLGDLQTLPSASAPVGTTPQQKPRIQMRATAHP; from the coding sequence ATGGAAAAGCAAAACGGAAAACGGAGTATCCGGATGGCGGTATTCGCCGTCGTCATGGGTGTCTTGCCCTTCACCGCCGTGGCCCGGGCGGGCACTGACAGCAGCAACGCTGCGCCGTCCGCACCCGCTGTGAGCGCCCGGCAGGCCGTGCCGTCCACCGCGCCGGCAGAGGCCCCCGTACTGACTCAGCATGTGTTGCAGTTGATCAAGGAACACCGGCTGGTGGAACTGCGGACCATCTATAACGGCCCCTTCGCGGCGGCCATGTTCTTTAATCCGAGTACGCTCAATTATACGGTCGTCCTGCTCAAGAACCACGATTTCTGGTGGGTCGGACAAACCGCCGACGGTCACAAGGCGGAAATGCTGTACACCAAACTGGCGACGCAAACCATACGGTTATCTGCCCCGGACATCGCAAAAATTCAGTTGGATGCGCGTATCGCGGTGGCGCGCAGCAGCCTGCTGGCACAACAAAAGCGCGAAGCGGAACTGGAGCAGCAGATATCCGCCCAGCAAAAGATCATGCAGGCGGGAACCGCAGCCCAGAGCCAGCTTCTCTCCGAAGCGCAGGCGCTGAATTCCCGGCGCCAGGAACTGCAGCGCCAACTGGACCAAACCAATGCCGCGATTGCCGGATTGCAGAGCAAGGCGCAGGAAGGCCCGTCTCTGGGTGATCTGCAAACGCTTCCCTCGGCGTCTGCTCCGGTCGGGACCACCCCCCAGCAGAAGCCGAGAATTCAGATGCGGGCTACTGCGCATCCATGA
- a CDS encoding TolC family protein, producing the protein MRHPGNTRWVLACWMLIGILPGACAGSLTQNDADGAGLGSALMNALPASPETVAPGLLPPPPARPQAQAQAQAQAQAQAQAQAQAQAQAQAQAQAQARRAVKKRSPVGPAPMSPASTAIRTPAAPPPTASVASALSSGHGATKARNSAANAGTRPADHGAAVTITAPPAPALPDLHATAHSSAAPAGALAAGGGNKLHELLATALANNSDIRLADQSLREAQAESLDAFGQFLPHLNFQTQTQLYGNQTNQPSVSLIGSTIVVTQGNNYSNYLSVMASLNLFEGGQGIANLAASRQGVHAGHEQVSERRMRTALNVLAGYEGLQSLQWQLRAIKRSLVFMRQDLALAEQRVRQGNESRIDLNQMRSQVANLEAQRQDTEKRLLKAQTNLALLMGKTGAFDLLQSGVHDRIPTPPEFDAAAVEGVAVDNLPSVQVARAALHKARDRVDAVRGSFLPNVNLQAGYNWIGTSSQGFGRAIGSTSPSNYTVGISITQTLAPFTGHMAKLDTAEAQSEAALIRYQRALQEGRQELRVNQEEVRADTARLAALESVYARARQNQKLMEDLYAHGRISKTDLHAAQIKTMNAGDACRDARAQLHVARWMLYAMVDPRHVADSLLQKTQAEGVDNAAPSSSGAGAEHA; encoded by the coding sequence GTGCGGCATCCGGGGAATACCCGTTGGGTACTGGCCTGCTGGATGCTGATCGGTATCCTGCCGGGGGCATGCGCGGGATCGCTGACGCAGAATGATGCGGATGGCGCCGGACTGGGTTCAGCGCTGATGAACGCATTGCCGGCATCACCGGAAACCGTCGCCCCTGGCCTGCTCCCACCGCCACCAGCGCGACCACAGGCACAGGCACAGGCACAGGCTCAGGCTCAGGCTCAGGCTCAGGCTCAGGCTCAGGCACAGGCACAGGCACAGGCACAGGCACAGGCACAGGCTCGGCGGGCGGTAAAAAAGCGTTCGCCGGTCGGACCCGCGCCAATGTCTCCGGCGTCGACAGCGATCCGGACACCAGCGGCACCGCCCCCCACGGCAAGCGTTGCGTCGGCGCTGTCCTCCGGGCATGGGGCAACCAAAGCCCGAAACTCCGCCGCGAACGCGGGTACCCGTCCGGCGGATCATGGGGCCGCCGTAACCATTACGGCACCACCCGCACCTGCTCTGCCGGACCTCCATGCCACCGCCCATTCGTCAGCGGCGCCTGCGGGAGCCTTGGCGGCGGGTGGCGGTAACAAACTGCACGAGTTGCTGGCTACCGCCCTGGCCAACAATTCCGATATCCGGCTGGCCGATCAGTCGCTGCGCGAGGCGCAGGCCGAGTCGCTGGATGCCTTCGGGCAGTTTTTACCGCATCTGAATTTTCAGACGCAAACCCAGTTATACGGCAATCAGACCAACCAACCTTCGGTGTCGCTGATCGGTTCCACCATCGTGGTGACCCAGGGCAATAACTATTCCAATTATCTCAGCGTGATGGCCAGCCTGAATCTGTTCGAAGGCGGACAGGGGATTGCCAATCTGGCGGCTTCCCGTCAGGGTGTCCATGCCGGTCACGAACAGGTGTCCGAGCGGCGCATGCGCACCGCTCTGAATGTGCTGGCTGGCTACGAAGGGTTACAGAGTCTGCAGTGGCAATTGCGGGCGATCAAGCGGTCTCTGGTGTTCATGCGTCAGGACCTCGCCCTGGCCGAGCAGCGCGTGCGGCAGGGAAACGAAAGCCGGATCGATTTGAACCAGATGCGGAGTCAGGTCGCGAATCTGGAAGCGCAGCGCCAGGATACGGAAAAGCGACTGCTCAAGGCGCAAACGAATCTCGCCCTGCTCATGGGCAAAACCGGAGCTTTCGATCTGTTGCAATCAGGCGTGCATGACCGCATACCCACCCCGCCGGAATTCGATGCCGCCGCCGTGGAGGGTGTCGCCGTGGACAACCTGCCGAGCGTGCAGGTCGCCCGTGCCGCACTGCACAAGGCGCGGGACCGGGTGGATGCGGTGCGCGGCTCCTTTCTCCCGAATGTGAATCTGCAGGCAGGGTACAACTGGATCGGCACCTCCAGTCAGGGGTTTGGCCGAGCGATCGGCTCCACGTCGCCCAGTAATTATACGGTGGGCATTTCCATTACCCAGACTCTCGCACCGTTCACCGGCCATATGGCCAAGCTGGATACCGCGGAGGCGCAGTCGGAAGCGGCGCTGATTCGTTATCAGCGGGCGCTGCAGGAAGGGCGTCAGGAACTGCGAGTGAATCAGGAGGAAGTGCGAGCCGATACCGCCCGCTTGGCCGCGCTGGAGAGCGTCTATGCCCGTGCCCGGCAAAATCAGAAACTGATGGAAGATCTTTACGCACACGGGCGTATCAGTAAAACCGATCTGCACGCCGCGCAAATCAAGACCATGAATGCCGGGGATGCGTGTCGGGACGCCCGTGCGCAACTGCACGTGGCCCGCTGGATGTTGTACGCCATGGTGGATCCGCGGCATGTTGCCGACAGCCTGCTCCAGAAAACACAGGCTGAAGGGGTCGACAATGCCGCGCCGTCGTCTTCGGGAGCGGGCGCTGAACATGCTTGA
- a CDS encoding OmpA family protein yields the protein MMKKSAYQLLLLAGASFGLAACAPVHYHYCDLNCWHKPKPVPVKPVAPPPPAKIIAPVEHFVLQSKPVTIRGVNFTTNSSKLMTADIAVLDSAARFALKHPTAILLVKGYCSKTGSYKYNLGLSQERAASVAHYLMGRGVPNYRIITRGYSWEDPVASNATREGRFLNQRVVIDTSIKVRKSVP from the coding sequence ATGATGAAAAAGTCTGCTTACCAACTGCTGTTGCTGGCGGGCGCGAGCTTCGGGCTGGCTGCCTGCGCGCCGGTACATTACCATTACTGCGATCTGAATTGCTGGCATAAGCCCAAGCCCGTGCCAGTCAAACCGGTCGCGCCGCCCCCGCCCGCGAAAATCATCGCGCCGGTCGAACATTTCGTTCTGCAAAGCAAGCCGGTCACCATTCGCGGCGTAAATTTCACCACCAACTCGTCCAAACTGATGACAGCCGATATTGCGGTATTGGACAGCGCCGCCCGGTTTGCGCTGAAACACCCCACCGCGATTCTTCTGGTGAAGGGATATTGCAGCAAGACAGGCAGCTACAAATATAACCTGGGACTTTCTCAGGAGCGTGCAGCCAGTGTCGCCCATTATCTCATGGGACGGGGCGTCCCCAATTATCGGATCATCACCCGGGGTTATTCCTGGGAAGATCCCGTGGCCAGTAACGCGACCCGTGAAGGGCGTTTCCTCAACCAGCGCGTGGTCATCGACACCAGCATCAAGGTCAGGAAATCCGTGCCCTGA
- a CDS encoding energy transducer TonB — translation MPRRRLRERALNMLERFGVVFSRDRLTLWLIGAAACVASLTFLIYRTIRHEVTRTVAAPSAFRMVRMPPSPPAPVATVPPAKMAPVDLHGKASRPLSGGPSARQAGTHPAKHGLPKPPPSRPVASPAMTHAAYLPPAWTVSTPHKANLISRYVTYWIRQVESTGAREGPIERGGEIQVRVTVFRNGNLAQLSVVRSTLPASASSKAVRMIRTASPFAPFPEDLARQANKLVIRCTMNFLNGDVGAQSRPSASGGAGIMPTQGLSGSLSQALLGSDS, via the coding sequence ATGCCGCGCCGTCGTCTTCGGGAGCGGGCGCTGAACATGCTTGAACGGTTCGGCGTGGTTTTTTCCAGGGACCGGTTGACCTTGTGGCTGATCGGCGCGGCGGCCTGCGTCGCCTCGCTCACCTTTCTAATCTATCGCACCATCCGTCATGAGGTCACCAGGACCGTTGCGGCACCCTCGGCCTTCCGTATGGTCAGGATGCCGCCGTCGCCTCCGGCTCCCGTCGCGACGGTGCCTCCGGCAAAAATGGCCCCTGTCGACCTGCATGGAAAGGCATCCCGGCCGTTGTCCGGTGGTCCCTCCGCCCGCCAGGCCGGGACGCATCCGGCAAAACATGGTCTGCCAAAGCCCCCGCCCTCCCGGCCAGTAGCGTCGCCGGCCATGACTCATGCGGCCTATCTACCGCCGGCATGGACGGTTTCCACGCCCCATAAGGCGAATCTCATCAGCCGTTACGTGACGTACTGGATACGGCAGGTGGAGAGTACGGGCGCGCGCGAGGGGCCCATAGAAAGAGGGGGCGAGATCCAGGTGCGGGTTACCGTATTCCGCAACGGCAATCTGGCGCAGTTGTCCGTGGTCCGGTCGACCCTGCCGGCCAGCGCATCCAGTAAAGCGGTTCGCATGATCCGCACGGCTTCTCCGTTCGCCCCTTTCCCCGAGGATCTGGCCCGGCAGGCCAATAAACTGGTAATCCGTTGTACGATGAACTTCCTGAACGGCGATGTCGGAGCCCAATCTCGGCCCTCTGCGTCGGGCGGCGCAGGCATCATGCCCACCCAAGGATTGTCAGGGAGCTTATCCCAGGCCTTGTTGGGTTCCGATTCCTGA